The window GCTGTTCGGCAGCAATATCAGGGTAAAGGACACACGTCAACAAACGGTTAATTAGAACAGTGTAACATCACTCAGCAAATCCCGTTTGCCGGAATTATCGGCAGACGGGATTTTTGTATAGTTAGGAGGTTCAATATGAATTAACCAGGAGGCTATGAAACCACTTCACCAAGAGGCCGTACTGATGGATATATAATTCACTAATGCGAGGTGTTGTAGTTGGGTATTGAGAGGCAAATTGTAAATACTTCAAAAGGAAGACTGCAATATAACATCAGTGGTAACGGAAGTCCGTCGATTGTATTGATTAACGGCGGCTCGGGACCTATTGAAGGATGGATGAGAATTCTGCCGGAACTTGTGAATTTGTCATCTGTATTTTGCTATAACCGCTTTGGTGTTGCAGGAAGTGACAAACCTCATGAACCCCAAGACGGGCTGACCATTATTGAAACCTTGCGGGAAATATTAAAGATAATTGGTCTTGAACCTCCATATTTATTGGTGGGACATTCCTTGGGCGGATTATATGCAAATTTGTATGCCCGGCGTTACCCGAATGAAATAGCAGGGGTTGTATTTCTGGAATCCAGTCATCCGAAAGACATTGAGCTGGAGGCGTATCA of the Paenibacillus pedocola genome contains:
- a CDS encoding alpha/beta fold hydrolase codes for the protein MGIERQIVNTSKGRLQYNISGNGSPSIVLINGGSGPIEGWMRILPELVNLSSVFCYNRFGVAGSDKPHEPQDGLTIIETLREILKIIGLEPPYLLVGHSLGGLYANLYARRYPNEIAGVVFLESSHPKDIELEAYQGKVIKKINKMLSVFDSLSPSKKFNEVNFVKETVQQILTSNAFPDIPVYVISGEKNSKMMPEIVRTKRLEHQIELLTLSANSKHIPAKNSGHFPQFSEPQIVINAIKECWEQVKGSI